The following coding sequences lie in one Rutidosis leptorrhynchoides isolate AG116_Rl617_1_P2 chromosome 6, CSIRO_AGI_Rlap_v1, whole genome shotgun sequence genomic window:
- the LOC139851630 gene encoding pectinesterase inhibitor 9-like has protein sequence MAPNCISLLVFFITIFAFSTIVESSSRARMYLESECRLAMYPDLCVRTLLPYVDKSGILSPQRLAQLTLASCLSKARVTKTYVDTLAHKLNDTGNFGEYQALVTCMHQIDNGVNQIMQSLKELQHMGSDGDENFVWHESNVQSWVSAALTDITTCIDGISGDGIGRREKAMMEARFFNVKQLASNSLMMFSRFTTKFRASRGIKNP, from the coding sequence ATGGCACCAAATTGTATTTCTTTATTAGTTTTCTTTATCACAATCTTCGCATTTTCAACCATTGTCGAGTCTAGTTCTCGTGCAAGGATGTATCTCGAGTCAGAATGTCGCTTGGCAATGTATCCTGATCTATGCGTTCGTACTCTTTTACCATACGTTGACAAAAGTGGCATTCTAAGTCCACAACGACTAGCTCAACTTACACTAGCATCGTGTCTATCAAAGGCTCGGGTTACAAAGACCTATGTGGACACATTAGCACATAAATTGAACGATACGGGGAATTTTGGAGAGTACCAAGCGTTGGTAACATGTATGCATCAAATAGACAATGGAGTAAACCAAATTATGCAATCTTTAAAAGAGTTGCAACACATGGGATCTGATGGGGATGAAAATTTTGTTTGGCACGAGAGCAACGTGCAAAGTTGGGTAAGCGCTGCCTTAACGGATATCACCACATGTATTGACGGAATCTCGGGTGATGGGATAGGGCGTCGAGAAAAAGCTATGATGGAAGCGCGATTCTTCAATGTGAAGCAATTGGCTAGCAATTCTCTTATGATGTTTAGTCGTTTTACTACCAAATTCAGGGCGTCTCGTGGTATCAAAAATCCCTAA